A part of Gracilimonas sp. genomic DNA contains:
- a CDS encoding site-specific integrase codes for MNATINFELRDQKADANGEAPLYLRITYDRKPAWMSLGISLKPKDWNRNKQKVSRSHRRWDVLNEELLRISGQAHDAILELKEQDRLNAKRVIQLLKGQDRKDFYTYADKYIKDLFAMGSVRRAKNAKVILNQIKAFKKDESFPIQEIDHQFIDDFSTYLKTEQSNASNTIRKKFQRLSHMLKRAKRDGILTVNPFDEYKLPAYQKPKKEALSIGQIRKIEKLDLPKGSSIWHTRNYFLFSFYNAGIRFGDLCLLKRKNIVDGRLKYVMSKTTSNAEPKYKNIKLRDDSYEILERYNYGQMEDESYLFPILDTGKNVNDPLIFDREKQSKNAIANKDLKKIAKKAEIDLTLSTHIARHSFANYALKSGMGVYAISKALAHYDLATTESYLKSFDEELLDSEMDALFNE; via the coding sequence ATGAACGCAACAATAAACTTCGAACTACGAGATCAGAAAGCAGATGCCAACGGTGAAGCCCCTCTTTACCTGCGAATAACCTATGACCGGAAACCGGCTTGGATGAGTTTAGGGATTAGCCTCAAACCGAAAGACTGGAACCGAAATAAACAAAAGGTAAGTCGTTCTCATCGAAGGTGGGATGTACTCAATGAAGAACTGTTAAGAATCAGCGGTCAGGCTCATGATGCTATTCTGGAACTCAAAGAACAAGACCGTCTCAATGCAAAACGAGTTATTCAGCTTCTGAAAGGGCAAGACCGAAAAGATTTCTATACCTATGCCGATAAATACATTAAAGACTTATTCGCTATGGGTTCGGTACGAAGGGCAAAGAATGCGAAAGTCATCCTGAATCAGATAAAAGCATTTAAGAAAGACGAATCTTTTCCGATTCAGGAAATCGACCACCAGTTTATCGATGACTTCTCGACCTACCTGAAAACTGAGCAGTCGAATGCTTCCAATACCATTCGGAAGAAGTTCCAACGGTTATCACATATGCTGAAACGGGCGAAACGGGATGGGATTCTCACGGTGAATCCATTTGATGAATACAAACTCCCTGCCTATCAGAAACCGAAAAAGGAAGCGCTAAGTATCGGGCAAATCCGAAAGATAGAGAAACTTGATCTGCCGAAAGGTTCTTCGATTTGGCATACGAGAAACTACTTCCTGTTTTCGTTCTATAATGCCGGAATCCGTTTCGGGGATTTATGCCTTCTTAAACGGAAAAATATCGTAGATGGCCGTTTAAAATACGTGATGAGTAAAACCACCTCAAATGCCGAACCGAAATACAAGAATATCAAGCTTCGGGATGATTCCTATGAAATACTGGAACGGTATAATTACGGTCAGATGGAAGATGAGTCGTATTTATTCCCGATACTCGATACGGGGAAAAACGTGAATGACCCGTTAATCTTTGATCGGGAAAAGCAGAGTAAAAATGCGATAGCAAATAAGGATTTAAAAAAGATCGCCAAGAAAGCAGAGATTGATTTAACGCTCAGCACGCATATTGCACGGCATTCCTTTGCTAACTATGCCTTAAAAAGTGGAATGGGTGTGTATGCGATTTCCAAAGCATTGGCTCATTACGATTTGGCCACGACTGAATCGTATTTAAAGTCGTTTGATGAAGAGCTACTGGATTCGGAAATGGATGCTTTATTTAATGAATAG
- a CDS encoding helix-turn-helix domain-containing protein, which translates to MNFDSFIDDLLQRIETIVERVLLNVFESKLPAVIRKTNRKEFITTEELEELTDWSRGKIYYLRKEQGLPYIKEGRSVLFKMEDIEQYLEENKIRID; encoded by the coding sequence ATGAACTTTGATTCATTTATAGACGACCTGTTACAGCGAATCGAGACGATAGTAGAACGGGTACTCTTAAACGTATTCGAGAGTAAACTTCCTGCGGTTATTCGCAAGACCAACCGAAAGGAATTCATCACAACAGAAGAACTAGAAGAGCTTACCGACTGGTCAAGAGGCAAGATATACTACCTGAGAAAAGAACAAGGTCTGCCATATATCAAAGAAGGTCGAAGCGTACTGTTCAAAATGGAAGACATTGAGCAGTACCTGGAAGAAAATAAAATCCGGATTGATTAA
- a CDS encoding ATP-binding protein → MIDIGNSWDAFERVKESINNMRALSVLPDGAEVTFNSCGFARPISIVPLSIMGLSKNLSFSDIPGYLGTIGFPSGQEVEYYTDNNGTYLPLTRADLTNLDYEGKEQKLRSLSDIYISLLERNIITDKQFLQRIGKDVSALLITEMIDNIFEHSEASTSIIFSQYWPGNDSCEICLADNGIGMYESLLNAGRNVESEIDAMQKVIEEFLSAKDEFGSTKRGTGIRNAINLLSNNELNGYFCVISGTAGYYVDSQGRKTFLNLQNLDWNGTIVNMGFTKPAQKLDIYEYIR, encoded by the coding sequence ATGATTGACATTGGTAATAGTTGGGATGCTTTCGAAAGAGTGAAGGAATCCATAAATAATATGCGGGCGTTATCAGTATTACCAGATGGCGCTGAGGTTACTTTTAATTCTTGCGGTTTTGCTCGGCCAATTTCAATTGTTCCTCTATCAATAATGGGTCTTTCGAAGAATTTATCTTTTTCTGACATTCCTGGATATTTAGGCACTATTGGGTTTCCTAGCGGACAAGAGGTAGAATATTATACTGATAATAACGGAACCTATTTACCTCTTACAAGAGCTGATTTAACAAATTTGGACTATGAGGGCAAAGAACAGAAGTTAAGATCACTATCTGATATTTATATTTCCCTTTTAGAAAGAAATATAATTACAGATAAACAATTTCTCCAAAGAATAGGGAAAGATGTATCAGCTTTATTAATTACAGAAATGATTGATAATATATTTGAACACTCAGAAGCATCAACTAGTATTATATTTTCACAGTATTGGCCGGGAAATGATTCTTGTGAGATTTGTTTAGCTGATAATGGTATAGGTATGTATGAGTCTTTATTAAATGCTGGGAGAAATGTTGAATCTGAAATTGATGCTATGCAAAAAGTAATAGAAGAATTTCTATCTGCAAAAGATGAATTTGGCTCGACCAAAAGGGGTACAGGTATTAGAAACGCAATAAATCTTTTATCAAATAATGAACTAAACGGGTATTTTTGCGTTATAAGTGGTACAGCAGGTTATTATGTAGATAGCCAAGGCCGAAAAACCTTCCTGAATTTGCAAAATCTTGATTGGAATGGTACTATTGTAAACATGGGTTTTACTAAACCCGCACAAAAACTAGATATCTATGAATATATTCGCTAA
- the queA gene encoding tRNA preQ1(34) S-adenosylmethionine ribosyltransferase-isomerase QueA — translation MKFTLSDFDYNLPEKLIAQSPAHPRDHARLLIYNREDKSITDDYFYNIGNYLPDDTTMVVNNSKVEKCRLLFDDGKKELFVTSVSNNNTIEAMVRPGKKFKQGKKLQLAEDISARVINIAEDGLRTLVLSCDMDDPKLEPYKYTPFPPYIEQDESLSDEYQTVYAKDLGSKAAPTAGLHFTDELLAKLKDVGIKKTEVTLHVGLGTFAPVKTENLDEHNMHSEWFQLTESTCKELNSAKHITAVGTTSIRVLETASNSEREFTPESRETDIFITPGYSFKAVDALITNFHLPKSTLLMLVAAFMGFDEMKRVYEHAINEEYRFYSFGDAMLIL, via the coding sequence ATGAAATTTACCCTTTCTGATTTTGACTACAATCTTCCCGAAAAGCTCATCGCCCAGTCCCCGGCCCATCCCCGAGATCATGCACGCCTGCTGATTTATAACCGGGAAGACAAAAGCATAACCGATGACTATTTCTACAATATCGGCAACTACCTGCCGGATGATACCACTATGGTGGTTAATAACAGCAAAGTTGAGAAGTGCCGGCTGCTGTTTGATGACGGAAAGAAAGAGCTATTTGTAACCTCCGTCAGCAACAACAACACCATTGAAGCAATGGTGCGTCCCGGCAAGAAGTTTAAGCAGGGCAAAAAGCTTCAATTGGCTGAAGACATCTCCGCGAGAGTAATCAATATTGCCGAAGACGGATTACGAACCCTGGTGCTGTCCTGTGATATGGACGACCCAAAGCTGGAACCGTATAAATACACCCCCTTTCCTCCTTACATCGAGCAGGATGAATCTCTTTCCGATGAGTATCAAACCGTTTATGCGAAGGATTTGGGAAGTAAGGCCGCTCCTACGGCCGGTCTTCATTTCACGGATGAATTGCTTGCTAAACTGAAAGATGTAGGGATAAAGAAAACGGAAGTCACCCTGCATGTGGGACTGGGCACCTTTGCCCCGGTTAAAACGGAAAACCTGGACGAACACAACATGCACAGCGAATGGTTTCAGCTTACAGAATCCACATGTAAAGAATTGAATTCAGCCAAACATATAACGGCCGTTGGCACAACCAGTATCCGCGTTTTGGAGACCGCCTCTAACTCAGAACGAGAATTCACCCCGGAAAGCAGGGAAACCGACATTTTCATCACTCCGGGCTATTCCTTTAAAGCAGTTGATGCTTTGATTACCAACTTTCACCTTCCCAAAAGCACCCTCCTTATGCTGGTTGCCGCTTTTATGGGATTCGATGAAATGAAACGGGTTTATGAACATGCCATTAATGAAGAATACAGGTTCTACTCTTTCGGTGATGCCATGCTGATATTATAA
- the dxs gene encoding 1-deoxy-D-xylulose-5-phosphate synthase, producing MDQKQPTPGKLLAQINSPSDLKKLEEDQLQEVCDELRQYIIDMVSVHGGHFGASLGVVELTTALHYVYDTPKDLLVWDVGHQAYGHKILTGRRDEFHTNRLYGGLSGFPKRSESEYDTFGVGHSSTSISAALGMAVARDLDQSDKKVVAVIGDGAMTAGLAFEAMNNAGAMNSDILVILNDNNMSIDPNVGALKEYLADITTSKTFNKMRDEVYDMLGHFKSAGEKMRKVASRLEKAMTAALTPGSLFRSLGFKYYGPTDGHDVDGLRKMLEDLRDVKGPKLLHIVTVKGKGFAPAEREQTKWHASSSPFDKITGKSLSAPSKPNPIPKYQDVFGDALVELAEKDERIVSMTPAMPSGSSLWPMMNTFPERAFDVGIAEQHAVTFAAGLATEGKKAFCAIYSSFLQRGYDQLVHDVAIQNLPVVFCIDRAGLVGADGPTHHGAYDTAYMRAIPNMIISSPLNEQDLRDMMYTASKYDDAAWAIRYPRGRATGMKVREGFEPMEIGKGVKLRDGDDIAILSFGPIGKYVTEAAETLSKEGIEIGHFDMRYAKPLDTDLIDQVCQEYNHIITLEDGAKMGGFGSAVAEYIAEKEERPTLKIMGIPDRIVEHGTQRELHDEIGIGVAGIIETVKQKVHVKV from the coding sequence ATGGACCAGAAACAGCCAACACCTGGAAAATTACTTGCTCAGATAAACTCCCCTTCCGACCTAAAGAAGCTTGAGGAAGATCAGCTTCAGGAAGTATGTGATGAGTTGCGCCAGTATATCATAGATATGGTGTCCGTTCATGGCGGGCACTTTGGAGCCAGCCTTGGAGTTGTAGAATTAACAACTGCCCTTCACTATGTATATGACACCCCAAAAGATCTTCTTGTCTGGGATGTTGGCCACCAGGCATATGGACATAAAATCTTAACCGGCAGAAGAGATGAATTTCATACAAACAGGCTATATGGCGGGCTTTCTGGTTTCCCAAAACGTTCTGAAAGTGAATACGACACCTTTGGCGTTGGCCATTCAAGTACTTCTATTTCTGCTGCGCTGGGCATGGCTGTTGCCCGTGATTTAGATCAATCTGACAAAAAAGTAGTAGCGGTAATTGGTGATGGCGCCATGACTGCCGGTCTCGCTTTTGAAGCAATGAATAACGCCGGTGCAATGAACAGCGACATTCTGGTAATTCTAAACGACAATAATATGTCGATTGACCCGAATGTTGGAGCTCTCAAAGAATATTTGGCTGACATTACAACCAGTAAAACCTTCAATAAGATGAGGGATGAAGTGTACGATATGCTCGGACACTTTAAATCGGCCGGTGAGAAAATGCGCAAGGTTGCCTCACGGCTTGAAAAGGCGATGACCGCCGCTCTTACTCCTGGTTCACTTTTCCGTTCTTTAGGATTTAAATATTACGGCCCAACGGATGGACATGATGTAGATGGTCTCCGGAAAATGCTCGAAGACCTCAGAGATGTGAAAGGCCCTAAATTACTTCATATCGTTACTGTTAAAGGTAAAGGATTTGCACCGGCCGAGCGTGAACAAACAAAATGGCACGCGTCCAGCAGCCCATTTGATAAAATAACCGGGAAATCCCTTTCCGCTCCTTCAAAGCCAAATCCCATCCCAAAATACCAGGATGTATTTGGCGATGCTTTGGTTGAACTTGCTGAAAAAGACGAACGCATTGTGAGCATGACACCGGCTATGCCAAGTGGCTCAAGCCTGTGGCCTATGATGAACACCTTCCCGGAACGAGCTTTTGATGTTGGCATCGCAGAACAACATGCCGTTACTTTTGCCGCCGGTTTAGCCACCGAAGGGAAAAAAGCTTTTTGTGCGATTTATTCATCATTCCTGCAGCGTGGTTATGACCAGCTGGTACATGATGTGGCCATTCAAAACCTACCGGTTGTTTTTTGTATTGATCGCGCCGGACTGGTAGGTGCTGATGGCCCTACTCACCATGGTGCTTACGACACCGCATATATGCGAGCGATTCCTAACATGATCATTTCTTCCCCGCTCAATGAGCAGGATTTACGGGATATGATGTATACCGCTTCAAAGTATGATGATGCAGCATGGGCTATACGGTATCCACGGGGCAGAGCTACGGGAATGAAGGTTCGGGAAGGATTCGAGCCTATGGAAATTGGTAAAGGTGTCAAACTGAGAGATGGCGATGATATCGCGATACTCAGCTTTGGCCCTATTGGAAAATATGTAACCGAAGCCGCTGAGACCCTCTCAAAAGAGGGTATCGAGATCGGGCATTTCGATATGCGCTATGCAAAACCTCTGGATACAGATTTGATTGACCAGGTATGTCAAGAGTATAATCACATTATCACCCTTGAAGATGGTGCAAAAATGGGTGGATTCGGAAGTGCGGTAGCTGAATATATCGCTGAGAAGGAAGAAAGACCGACGTTAAAAATAATGGGTATTCCCGATCGTATAGTAGAACACGGCACCCAGCGAGAACTCCACGATGAAATAGGAATTGGTGTTGCCGGTATCATTGAAACCGTAAAGCAAAAAGTACACGTAAAGGTTTGA
- the xseB gene encoding exodeoxyribonuclease VII small subunit, with protein MAEKERLSFEEALKKLESIVEQLEDEEITLEDSVKLYEEGVKMSKFCTEILEQAELRIEQVNEANTQ; from the coding sequence ATGGCAGAAAAGGAACGACTTAGCTTCGAAGAGGCTTTAAAGAAATTGGAATCAATAGTGGAACAACTTGAGGATGAAGAGATTACACTGGAAGATTCTGTAAAGCTATATGAGGAAGGCGTGAAAATGTCTAAGTTTTGTACCGAAATTCTGGAACAAGCTGAACTTCGTATAGAACAAGTAAACGAAGCCAATACCCAGTAA
- a CDS encoding DNA internalization-related competence protein ComEC/Rec2, giving the protein MNRNSVSSLISNICIFIFLLLITSFGIFRMAVQSEKSDSATEQLIRVSEWEDVTVVGSIQSISVSSAGKERWDFQVDSIYFGNLVSGDDFRARILADEAAGKATLGDRVKFTGTIIPISEKRNPHDFDYQAYLRSQGFSAQIKLNSSFTITPNKNLSEWVWWRERALELVDKNFDDQTAPIAKALLVGYKQDLDWESKTAFARAGLSHIMAVSGLHVGFIIAPFWIIIPYFWTKKHGSKIGLILLILILLGYAGITGFSPSVMRASVMAGFLTYGKLFHKVNDSINLTAAAAIVLLVINPSQLFDIGFQLSFSAVLIILLILPVIQNLLPYWVRIRWYGKPLMVIIVSLVVQFGLYPLQVYYFGEISLVSPIANALFVPFLGVVVPLSLIALFLTVFIPIAGFVLNYPSYIFLEWMSSFVNIAAGWDWAWTTASLNSSLIFILWLFLILGISAWQTAALRWKLVAGFLATACLMFSLNTANRLLPAKLRVTFFDVGQGDAALLQTPNNKNILIDAGVWSPGYNSGRSVILPHLKASGIKHLDAVILSHPHADHIGGILDLIDNISIGIIYNSGYEYDSNLYQSYLSLAEEKSIPIKSLVSGDTLGLDPSMLFLILGPDGNIYNSDPNEHSLIVNVIYGESEFLFTGDAGEDQEERLVHAYQNLLDTDLLKVGHHGSRTSSGTTFLNSVTPEIAVVSLAERNRFRHPHREALARLHRTDAQMLFTSLEKALVFESDGKSIHRIHW; this is encoded by the coding sequence TTGAACCGAAATTCAGTCAGCTCTTTAATATCAAACATATGCATCTTCATTTTTCTTTTGTTGATCACATCATTCGGAATTTTCAGAATGGCGGTTCAATCCGAAAAATCAGACTCAGCAACAGAACAGCTCATCAGAGTTTCTGAATGGGAAGATGTGACTGTAGTTGGCTCTATTCAGTCTATATCTGTTTCCTCTGCGGGGAAAGAACGGTGGGATTTTCAGGTTGATAGTATTTATTTCGGAAACTTAGTTTCCGGTGATGATTTCCGGGCACGGATACTGGCAGATGAAGCTGCCGGAAAGGCTACTTTGGGAGATCGGGTTAAGTTTACAGGAACCATCATTCCCATTTCAGAAAAGCGAAATCCTCATGATTTTGACTACCAGGCATATTTGAGGTCCCAGGGTTTTTCTGCCCAAATAAAACTGAATAGTAGTTTTACAATCACCCCAAACAAGAACCTCTCTGAGTGGGTTTGGTGGCGCGAAAGAGCCCTGGAGTTAGTTGATAAAAACTTCGATGACCAGACAGCCCCTATTGCCAAAGCATTATTGGTTGGTTATAAACAGGATTTGGATTGGGAATCTAAAACTGCGTTTGCTCGTGCCGGGCTATCACACATTATGGCTGTCTCAGGTTTGCATGTTGGTTTTATTATCGCCCCATTCTGGATCATTATTCCCTACTTCTGGACAAAAAAGCATGGCAGTAAAATCGGGCTCATTCTTCTTATCCTTATTTTATTAGGCTATGCCGGAATCACCGGTTTTTCTCCCTCTGTAATGAGGGCATCTGTGATGGCTGGTTTTCTAACCTATGGAAAGCTCTTTCACAAAGTAAACGACTCCATCAACCTTACAGCTGCTGCAGCTATTGTTCTTTTGGTTATTAACCCTTCTCAGCTTTTTGATATCGGGTTTCAACTTTCGTTCTCAGCCGTACTAATTATACTTCTCATTCTGCCTGTTATTCAAAACCTGCTTCCATACTGGGTTCGTATCCGGTGGTATGGAAAACCGCTGATGGTAATCATTGTTTCTTTAGTTGTACAATTCGGGCTATATCCATTACAGGTTTACTACTTTGGAGAGATTTCTCTGGTTAGCCCTATAGCCAATGCTCTGTTTGTCCCTTTTCTTGGAGTTGTAGTTCCTCTTTCTTTAATAGCTCTATTCCTTACAGTATTTATTCCGATAGCAGGATTTGTACTGAATTACCCCTCCTATATTTTCCTTGAATGGATGAGTAGTTTCGTAAATATAGCTGCCGGGTGGGACTGGGCCTGGACTACAGCTTCGCTGAATAGCAGCCTGATTTTTATCCTTTGGCTGTTTTTAATTCTTGGCATTTCAGCGTGGCAAACGGCCGCATTGCGATGGAAGCTAGTCGCCGGCTTTTTAGCAACCGCCTGCCTGATGTTCTCACTCAATACAGCAAATAGACTCCTGCCAGCCAAATTGCGTGTCACTTTTTTTGATGTCGGTCAGGGAGATGCCGCCCTTCTACAAACCCCAAATAACAAAAACATCCTTATTGATGCTGGTGTATGGTCGCCGGGATATAACAGTGGCAGATCTGTTATTCTTCCTCATTTAAAAGCATCCGGGATCAAACACCTTGATGCCGTTATCCTGAGCCACCCTCATGCCGATCATATTGGCGGCATCCTCGATTTAATAGATAATATTTCTATTGGTATTATTTACAACTCAGGATATGAATACGATTCCAACCTCTATCAATCTTATCTAAGCCTGGCTGAGGAAAAGTCGATACCTATAAAATCATTGGTTTCAGGAGACACACTTGGGCTGGATCCATCCATGTTGTTTTTGATCCTTGGGCCAGATGGAAATATCTACAACTCTGATCCCAATGAACACTCCCTGATAGTAAATGTAATTTATGGTGAATCTGAGTTCCTGTTTACCGGAGATGCCGGAGAAGACCAGGAAGAAAGGTTGGTTCATGCTTACCAAAACCTGTTGGATACTGACCTGTTAAAGGTGGGGCATCACGGTAGCAGAACAAGTTCAGGAACCACTTTCCTGAATTCTGTTACTCCTGAAATAGCCGTAGTATCGCTGGCAGAACGGAATCGTTTCCGTCACCCACACCGTGAAGCCTTGGCCCGACTGCACCGAACTGATGCCCAAATGTTATTTACAAGTTTGGAAAAAGCCCTCGTTTTTGAATCTGATGGAAAATCTATTCATCGAATCCATTGGTGA
- a CDS encoding PQQ-dependent sugar dehydrogenase → MMTLKKLTKNFLPFLTLLLLTTGCNSQTSDVKSNLNVEAELVVEGIRIGWGIAFLPNGEMLVTEKSGVLYRINNGEIIAEITDGIPSDLDVNGQGGFLDVKPHPDYEENGWIYFSYSSSAGEGSGSNTKIIRAKLDGNSLTSIEEIYKGEPNSNRGQHYGSRVVFDENGHLFFSIGDRGNRSVNPQDLNRDGGKIYRLNADGTIPSDNPFVGKEGLDAMYSYGHRNPQGMAVHPESGLVWAHEHGPRGGDEVNIIEPAKNYGWPVISYGINYDGTEFAEDTARDGMEQPVTYWDPSIAPSGMAFITSDKYPGWKGDLLVGSLKFAYIAHLDLEGDEIVNEQKLVEGTGRIRAIEQGPDGYIYFSAEGDGIYRLMPSNN, encoded by the coding sequence ATGATGACTTTAAAAAAACTGACAAAGAACTTCTTGCCGTTTTTAACCTTACTCTTGCTCACAACCGGATGCAACAGCCAGACCAGTGATGTTAAAAGTAACCTTAACGTAGAAGCTGAGCTGGTGGTTGAAGGTATCCGAATTGGGTGGGGCATTGCCTTCCTTCCAAATGGTGAAATGCTGGTAACCGAGAAAAGTGGCGTGCTTTATCGTATTAACAACGGTGAAATTATTGCTGAAATAACAGATGGTATTCCTTCAGACCTTGATGTAAACGGACAGGGCGGGTTTCTGGACGTGAAACCCCATCCGGACTATGAAGAAAATGGCTGGATTTACTTTTCTTATTCATCCAGTGCTGGTGAAGGATCCGGCAGTAACACAAAAATTATTCGTGCTAAGTTAGATGGAAACAGCCTTACCTCTATAGAGGAAATTTATAAAGGTGAACCTAATTCAAACCGTGGCCAGCACTATGGCAGCAGAGTTGTTTTTGACGAGAATGGACACCTGTTTTTCTCCATTGGTGACCGGGGCAACAGGAGCGTTAACCCTCAAGACCTAAATCGTGACGGTGGTAAAATTTACCGTCTTAATGCTGACGGCACTATCCCTTCAGATAACCCTTTCGTTGGAAAAGAGGGCCTTGATGCCATGTATTCATACGGACACAGAAATCCACAAGGTATGGCCGTTCATCCTGAAAGTGGATTGGTTTGGGCACACGAACATGGCCCGCGCGGTGGAGACGAAGTCAATATTATTGAACCTGCCAAAAATTATGGCTGGCCTGTTATAAGCTATGGCATTAATTATGACGGAACGGAGTTCGCGGAAGACACAGCACGCGATGGCATGGAACAGCCCGTAACTTATTGGGATCCTTCAATTGCTCCTTCTGGAATGGCCTTCATAACAAGCGATAAATATCCAGGCTGGAAAGGAGACCTTCTGGTTGGATCATTAAAGTTCGCCTATATTGCTCATCTGGATTTAGAAGGCGATGAAATAGTTAATGAACAAAAACTGGTAGAAGGAACCGGAAGAATCCGAGCTATTGAACAGGGACCTGACGGATATATTTACTTTTCCGCTGAAGGGGATGGAATTTACCGGCTCATGCCTTCAAATAACTGA
- a CDS encoding thioredoxin fold domain-containing protein, with amino-acid sequence MNKRYLFVVFALIFLGFFLVRSLDQISNDDLKESVKWYTLAEAQSVAASSDKLIFVDVYEIGCKYCRAMDREVFPDSTVQQVMYANYIPVRLDGNSTEPVKFNGQLIPSKELAQSKGAYVFPTSLILDAQGNVIKKKTGYMGVDEFRQFLYQ; translated from the coding sequence ATGAATAAACGGTACCTTTTTGTTGTTTTTGCACTGATTTTTTTAGGGTTTTTTCTTGTGCGGTCTTTGGATCAAATTTCCAATGACGACCTGAAAGAAAGTGTAAAATGGTATACCCTTGCTGAAGCGCAATCTGTTGCAGCCTCTTCAGACAAACTTATTTTTGTTGATGTCTATGAAATTGGGTGTAAATACTGCCGGGCAATGGACCGAGAGGTATTCCCTGATTCTACCGTTCAGCAGGTTATGTATGCTAATTATATCCCCGTTCGTCTTGATGGGAATTCTACAGAACCTGTAAAATTCAACGGGCAGCTGATTCCATCTAAAGAGTTGGCTCAAAGCAAAGGTGCTTATGTTTTCCCAACGTCACTGATTTTAGATGCACAAGGAAACGTTATCAAGAAGAAAACAGGTTATATGGGCGTAGATGAGTTCCGCCAATTCCTATATCAATAA
- a CDS encoding Pycsar system effector family protein, with protein sequence MSDTQQEAPQAEEEKKDLGSRKRGVSDMFRTSYRTHIELSAIADNKSNIMISINGIIISIIIASISPKIDSNPWLLIPTSILLVTCMIALVYSVLAARPRVSKEDVTLEDVRSNRSNILFFGNFNKLNREDYVTGMEELMTNSERLYDTMARDLYGLGSVLSEKYRLIRIAYNVFMVGLVLSVSSFILVYLLVSGGAGF encoded by the coding sequence ATGTCAGACACACAACAGGAAGCCCCTCAGGCGGAAGAAGAAAAAAAAGATCTCGGCTCACGCAAACGGGGAGTTTCAGATATGTTTCGGACTTCTTACCGAACCCATATCGAATTAAGTGCCATTGCGGATAACAAATCCAATATCATGATTAGCATTAATGGCATAATCATATCCATTATTATTGCTTCTATATCTCCTAAGATAGATTCGAATCCATGGCTGCTGATTCCCACTTCTATCCTGCTGGTAACCTGTATGATTGCCCTTGTGTATTCTGTTCTCGCTGCCCGCCCAAGGGTAAGTAAAGAAGACGTCACACTGGAAGATGTGCGTTCAAACCGCTCTAATATTCTATTTTTCGGGAATTTTAATAAGCTGAACAGAGAAGATTACGTAACGGGCATGGAAGAGCTAATGACCAACAGCGAACGACTTTACGATACTATGGCCCGCGATTTATATGGCTTGGGATCAGTACTTTCAGAAAAGTACAGACTAATCAGAATCGCTTATAATGTATTTATGGTAGGGCTCGTGCTTTCCGTAAGCAGTTTTATTCTGGTTTACCTGCTTGTGTCTGGTGGTGCTGGCTTTTAA